The Pedococcus dokdonensis region TCACGAGGGAGGGCGCCGCGACCAGGTCGAACCCGGCGTTCCACCAGGGCCCGGCCTGGGTGACCAGGTGTCCCAGCCAGTGTGAGGTGCCCCGGAGGTCGTCGAGCAGGCTGATCGTGCGGGTCACCGTGTCGGACGACTCGATCCAGTCCAGGAAGGGCGGCGAGTAGCGGCCCAGCACCACCAGGGGAACCGCCCACCAGGCCGACGCGGCCGCCACCGAGGCAGCCCACCACCAGGTGAGGGAAGCCCTCCACCAGCGCGAGCGGGTGACCAGCCACAGGCCGGTCGGGACGACGGCGAAGGCGGTCGCGGTGGCGTTGACGCCGCCACAGCACAGCACGGCCAGGGCAGACAGGGCCGCCGCACGGCGCGCACCCAGACGACCCTGGTCCGCCAGCACGACGGGCAGCAGGATGGCGGGGGCCAGCAGCGCGGGGGCCGCCTCGGAGGAGATCGGGCCCAGCGTGCTCACCACCCGCGGGGACAGGGCGAACGCCACGGCAGTGACCTGTCGGGTCACCGGGTCGGCCACCTGCCAGGCGCTGAGCAGGGCCCGGGCGGCGAGGAACCCGGCGGTCAGCAGGACGGCCCACCAGAGCCGCTGCACCACCCACGGCGGCGCGAGGAGCTGGCCGAGCGCGGCGAACGGCCCCATCGGGAAGAGGTAGCCGTAGCCCTGGTTCTGCAGGACGCCGAACGCGGTGGTGGGGTCCCAGAGGTGCAGGGCGCGCGACATCAGCCCCCAGGGGTCGAGCGCGAGGTCGATCTTGGTGTCGGCCACCACCTTGCCCGGCTGCTGCGCGAAGGCCACGGCCCACAGGACGAGGAGGCAGGTGAAGGTCCGCACCCGGTCGACGAGGAGGGGGACGGGGCGGACGGGCGGCGTGGCGGTGCCGCCGGGTCGGCGACCGGCGGCCGGCGCAGGACTGGTCACCGTCGCCGGAGCACCATCATGAGGTTCCAGGTGGCGACCTCCCGCAGCCCCGGCACCTCGACGACGGCCCGGGCCCAGTCGGGGTGGTAGCGCGGCGACAGCTCCTCGACGACCAGGTCGGGCTGGGCCCTGGCCCACCGCATGCCGTCGCCCACCCGGGCCGCGAACATCGACGTCCCGAACCGGTTCTTCGGGGGGCGTCCCTGCACGCGCTCGTAGCGCCGCGCGGCATACTCCCCGCCCAGGAAGTGCCACGGCGACGTCTCGTGCCCTCCCCACGGTGAGGCCCACGCCGTGTAGGAGATGAAGACCAGTCCCCCGGGCCGGACCACGCGCACCATCTCGCGGGCCACGACGCCGGGGTACGGCACGTGCTCCATCACGTTGCTCGACATGACGACGTCGAGGCTGGCGTCGGCGAACGGCAGCCGCTCCCCCACGCCCACGACGTCGGGAGCCGCGGCATCGACGAGGTCACCGACGGCGACGTCGAGGCCGACGTAGAGCGCCCCCGCGCCGGCGAAGGCGGCAGCGAACTGGCGTGGCCCCGCCCCGACGTCCAGCACCGACGAGCCGGCCAGGTCGGTGTGCCCGGACAGCAGCGCGACCGTGTCGTCGGCCAGGTCGCCGTAGAACCGGTCAGGGTCGGTCTGCTCCACCAGGAACGACCGGAACAGGCGGAGCGACCGACCAGCGGTGCGATACCGTCGCGTCGGTCGCTGATTCACCCGAGCATGCTAGCCAGCCGGGCGCACCCGAACGCCCCGGCATGCCCACACCAGCAAGGATTTCCGCCGTGCGCAACCCGTTGTCCGTCGTGCTGCTCAACTGGCGGGACATGAACCACCCGGAAGCCGGCGGCTCCGAGAAGTACCTCAGCGAGGTCGCCACCGGTCTGGCCGCCCGAGGTCACCGGGTCACCATCCGGACCGCCGCCTACCCCGGGGCGCTGCACCGCGAGACGGTCGACGGTGTGCGCTACGTCCGCCGTGGTGGACGGTATGGCGTGTACCTGCGCTCGCTCGCGGCGCTCGGTCTGGGGCGCCACCGGGCCGACGTGGTCGTGGACGTGCAGAACGGTGTGCCCTTCCTGAGTCCGTTGGTGCGCGGCGGCAACCCGGTCGTCAACCTCGTCCACCACGTGCACCGCGAGCAGTGGGGGGTGGTCTTCGGTCCGGCCGTCGCTCGGGCCGGCTGGTTCCTCGAGTCCCGCATCGCGCCGCGCGTCTACGGTCGCAGCCGGTACGTGGCGGTGTCGGAGTCGACCCGCGACGAGCTGGGCGGCATCGGGGTGGACGTCGACCGGATCACGGTGATCCACAACGGCACCGACGCCGTGGCCGACGAGCACGTGAGCCGAGCCGACCACCCGGTGGTCATCGTGCTGGGCCGGCTGGTGCCACAGAAGCGGGTCGAGATCGCCATGCAGGCGGTGCGGGACCTGGCCGTCGACCACCCGGACCTCGAGCTGTGGGTCGTCGGGTCCGGCTACTGGGACACCGAGCTGCACCGGGTCGCCGACGAGCTCGGCATCCGCGACCGCACGACCTTCACCGGTCACGTGTCCGAGGCGGAGAAGCACCGCCTCCTCGCCGAGGCGTGGGTGCTCGCGCTGCCCAGCCTCAAGGAGGGGTGGGGGCTCGTGGTGGTGGAAGCCGGCGTGCACGGCACGCCCACGCTGGCCTTCGCCGACGTCGGCGGTCTGAACGACTCGGTGCGCGACGGCGAGACCGGCGTGCTGGTGCACGGCGGGCAGGCCGAGTTCACCGCCGCCCTCGGGGCGCTGCTCGACGACGATGCCGGGCGCACCGCCCTGAGCGAGCGGGTGGTCGAGTGGGTGACCCGGTTCCGGTGGTCGGAGACGGTCACCCGGTGGGAGTCACTGCTGCACGCGGCAGCAGAGCGTCGTGAGGATCAGCCCCGGCCCGGTGACAACCGCGTGGGTGGGCACAGAGAAGCGGACCACTGACCGAGGTCAGCAGTCCGCTTCGATGGTGCGGTGCGGTCAGTTGCCGTCGTAGTTGACCACCGGCGAGTTGTTCGCGGTGGCGGACGGGGTCAGCGCCGCGGTGCCGCCGAAGATGGCCAGGAGGGCCAGGACGGCACCGGTGATGAGGGCGGCGAGGCCGCTCACAGCAGAAGTCATGGGCGGAACCCTACCAGCGAGTTCGGTTGCGGCTGCCATTTCGGCGCAAGCCGCGCCGGACCGCCAGGACCAGCCACGCAGCGAGTGTCGCGCAGGTCACACCCCAGCCCACGACCGTGCCCACGCCGGCATCGGGGTCAGCGACGGGGTCCGGGTCGGGGTCGGCGTCGGGGTCAGCGTCCCCGGCCGGTGGTGCGGACGGTGCGTCGGAGGGCTGGACGACCTCGACGAGGAGGACGTGCGAGGAGTCGGCGATGGTGCGAGCCGCACCGGGGGGCGGCACCGGCGCGTCCAGCCCGGTGTCCTTCTCGATGATCACGTAGCGCACCCCCCGGGCCACCACCGCGTCCCACGGGGAGGTGCCCGAGTCGATCGCCGCAGTGACCGCGGCGGCGCGGCGGCTCTCGCCCGCGATCCTCCCGCTGCTCAGCGGTAGCGAGTCGTCGTAGAGCACCCTCTGGTCGACCATCCGCGGGACCAGGCTCAGGCTCACCCGGGAGTCGTTCCAGCCGTACCTGCGGTACTGCCGCCACGGCAGCAGCCCGACTTCTCCGGACGGGGCCTGTGACAGCTCCGTCGCCGCCCGCCGCAGGTCCGCCGGGACCGTCACGGCCTCCAGCCGTCCCCGTGCGCCCCACGCCAGGTTCGGCAGGAGCAGGGGCGCGACCACGGCCAGCGCCATCGCGGGTGCCCAGAGCGCACCACCCCGACGAGCCAGCGCATCGACCAGCAGGCCCACCCCCACGGCACCGACGACGACCCAGAGCGCGACGAGCTTCTGGCTGTCGCGCAGCAACGGACCGCCCGGCAGGTGGGCCAGCCGCTGCCAGCCGTCGGCCAGCACCGGAGTCCCACTCGCCAGGACCAGCAGGAGCCCGGCGAACGCGAGCGCGGCGGTCGCCCGGCCCACGGCGCTGCGCGCCGTTGCGACGACCCCGGCCGTCGTGAGCAGGGCCGCGGCCGCCGCCAGCGCGCCCACCCCCCGCTCCGACGGGTATGCCGCCGGGTTCCAGAAGCCACCACCGCCCGCCAGCGACACGGCCAGGCCGAGCGGGCCGTCCGAGCGGGCGGCGAAGACCCCGAACCCGGCCGGGTCGGAAGGCGCCGAGCTCACGAGCGCCGGCACCGCCCAGGCCGCCGCTCCTCCTGCGACGACCCCGAGCCAGGCCACCACGGCCCGCCACACCGGGCGTGGCAGCAGCAGCAGGACCACCACGGGCGGGCCGACCAGGACGAGCGAGTTGGCCCCGCCGGCCGCCGCGAGCACCGCCCACCCGCAGAGGGCGGTGACCGAACCCTGCCCACGCCGCACGCGGATGGCGGCGCGCACGGCCCAGGGCAGCACGGCATACCCGATCAGCACGGTCCACTGGCCGATGACGAGGCGCTCGGCGACGAACGGGTTCCACTCCGCGGCCAGCACTGCCGCGCAGGCGGCGAGCCGTCCGGCACCAGGCCGCACCATCCGCACCAGAGCGGCCGCGCCGAGGCCGGCCAGCACGAGGACACCCGCCAGGACGAGCTTCTGGGCCACGGCGGGGGTCACCAGCAAGCCCAGCAGCCAGGCCACCGCGTCGCTCGGAACGGCGCGGGGAGCCGGGGTGTCGACGCCGGTGGCGAACGGCGTCAGCCGGGCGTCCGGCGACCACGCCAGGTCGTAGGCCAGGACGACACCCGGACGCAGGGCCGGGCCCAGTACCACGACGGCCGCCACGAGGGCGAGCACGACCCCCACCGGTTCGACCGGCCGCGGCGAACCGAGGTCAGGACGCTCGTCCGGTCCGTCGGGAGCCTGGCCCGTCGTCATCCGCTCCCCTGTCCTCCGGTCGCGCAGAACCTACCAGCGGGCGCCGCTGGTCGCCGTGGCGATTCGGGACATCTCTGCCCCGGCAGATACCGTGCGTGCCATGGACGGCAGGCGGCCCCGCGCGACCTCACGCGTCGCCGCGCTCGACGGCCTGCGCGGGATCACGATCATCCTCGTGGTCATCAACCACGCCTGGATCCTGTGGCCCCGCGACCAGATCGACAAGGTCCCGATCGTCCGAGGCATCTTCCAGGGTGGCTCGGTCGTGGTGTTCTTCGTCATCGGCGGGTTCATCGTCACCCTGACCCTCCTGCGTGAGCAGGCTCGCGGGATCCTGGACCCCTTGCGGTTCTACCTGCGCCGCATCGTGCGCATCGGGGTGCAGCTCCTGCCCGCGTGCCTCGCGATCCTGGTGATCCACCGCGTCGACCCGACCGATCCGTTCAGCGACTCCACGACGACCCGGTCGATCATCAACGTCCTGACCTACACCTGGAACCAGTACGCCATCAACCACGTGTTCGAGGCTCGCAGCGACCTCGGTCACCTCTGGTACCTCAGCGTGCAACAGCAGTGCTACCTCGTGCTGCCGCTGCTCCTGATCGTCTTCGCCCGCCGACGCAGGGTGCTGGCTCTGCTCCTGGTGGCCGCAGCCGCGGCGGTGGTGGCCCACCGGCTCGAGGTCGTCGCCACCGACGGCTGGTACCGGGCGTCGCTGGCCACCACGACGCGCTCGGACGGACTGATCCTCGGTGTGGTCGCCGCGCTGGGGCTCGGGTACGCCTCCCGATGGAGCAGACGGGCCGACCTGACAGCCTTGCTCGCCAGCATCGCCCTGCTCGGTCTGCTGGTCCTGTCAGGGGAGATCGACCCGTTGCAGTACCTCCGCGCGTGGGGCGTGGCCTTCACCCTGGTCAGCGTCGCGCTGGTCGTCGCCCTCTACTACTGCACCGAGGGATCGTGGGCTTCGCGGCTCTACTCGGTGCCTGCGCTGCAGTACCTGGGACGAGCGTCGCTGGCCATCTACGTCTGGCACCTCATCATCTTCGAGACCGTCGCACGCCACACCACGACGTGGGAGTGGGAGGCGCGCAGCGTGCTGTCGTTCGCGCTCCTCGCCGTGGTGACGGTCGCGGCCCAGCGGTTCATCGAGGACCCGACCCGGAACTGGCTGCGGCGCTCCAGTGCATTCCGGGCTCCCGCGGCGCAGGTCGAAGCGGGCGTCAAGGGTGCGGACGGTGGGATACGGTGACGCCCGTGTCACCGCAGCATCGCCCCAGCTCGCCGAAGATCCCCGCCCTGGAGGGGCTGCGCGGTCTCGCCATCCTGCTGGTCGTGCTGTCGCACATCTGGGTGGTCTACCCGTTCGACCGGCTCGGGGAGATCGCCCCCCTCGACGGCTGGTTCAAGGGCGGCTCCATCGCCGTCTCGATCTTCCTCGTCCTGAGCGGCTTCCTGGTGACCAGGAGCCTGCTGGACGCGTTCGACGACCGCGGCGCATCAGGAGTGGGCTATCCGTTGCTGCGCAGGTTCCTGCGGATCAGCGCGCAGGTCTACCTGCTCCTGGTGGCGGTGCTGGTCGCAGCCCAGGTCGACGCCAAGGACACCGCGACCGAGGCTGCCACCTCCAAGTCGACCGTCGCCGTCGCCACCTACACCTGGAACTGGTACGTGCGGGAGCACGCGCTCGAGGCCCGTGGAGACCTGGGCCACCTGTGGTACCTCAGCGTGGAGCTGCAGGTCTTCATCGCGCTGGCCGTCGCGATCGCCCTGTGGGGGTCACGGCGCCGGGCCCTCGTGGTCGGGGTCGTGGTGCTGATCGTGGCGGTGACCTGGTGGCGTTGGCGCGTGTACGACGTCGAGGGCTGGTACAGCGCCTCCCTGCGCACCACCACCCGGGCCGACGCGGCACTCTGGGGCATCCTGGCAGCCCTGCTCTGGGATCGAGCCCAGCGCTGGCGTCGCGAGGCCCCGGCCGTCCTCGGAGCCGCCACGCTGGTGATCGTCGCCGTGGTGTTCAGCGGCACGAGGCTCGGCATCGACGCCTACTTCAAGGGCCAGGGCATCGCGGTCGCCATCGCCACCGCGCTGTTCGTGCTGGCTGCCTCGATGCCGGAGTCGCGCACCAGCCCGGCAGCTCGGCTCCTGGGGGCCGCGCCGCTGCGCACCCTCGGCGCCGTCTCCCTGACTCTCTACGTGTGGCACCTGCCGGTCTACTGGTTCGTGTCACGGCACACGACGTCGTGGAGCAACTTGTCGCGCACCATCATCACGGTGGCCGTCCTGGTCGCCCTCGTCACGGTGCTGCACAGCTTCGTGGACGAGCCGCTGCGGCGGTGGACCGGCCGGATCGGCCGGATCGGCGGTCCCAGACCGGCAGTGCGGACCGAGGCCTGAGGTCCGGCGGCTACTTCTTGCGGCGGAGCTTGTTGACCTTCTCCAGGACCCCACTGACCTGCTCGTCCGAGAGGCCAAGCTTGCGCTTGGCCCGGTCGTAGAGGTCGACCGCACCGCGGTCCACCGCGATGGCAGCCCGCTTGATGCCGGCCTCGTCGGGGCGCGCGCGGTAGTTGGTCGCCTTGCGGACCGCGTGCTCCTCCTCGGTGAAGTAGTAGAGGGCCATCGAGCGGCGGGCCACGTCCTCGGGACAGGTGAGCGCGTCGGGGTGGCCGTGGAAGCTGTCGTCACTCGTGGTGAAGACGAGCATCCGGTTGCCGGCCGGCTGCACGCGGGCCTGCGCGGCGGTCATGTCCTTGTCCCAGAGCTCGAGCTTGCCGCCCCACTCGTCGCGCCACTCCTCGTTGAGGTAGAGCAGGATGTTGACGCGGCGGCTCCAGTTCTCCTTCACGTGGTGGGTGGTGAAGTCGGCGTGGATGTTGAGGTGGCCGCCCCGCAGGGTCTGGTGCAGGCCGCCCCCGTCCATGCTCCAGTCGGGCAGCAGGTCCTCGATGCCGGTCAGCTGCTCCAGGAAGCTGACGAACTCGGGCGACACGAACTCCTTGGCCACGGCGGTCAGGGTGGGACCCCAGGTGTCGGGCTGGGTGTTGCCGTACTTGGTCTCGTTGACGTGCAGGTAGCCCTTCCAGAAGGGGTCCCGCATGGCCGGGAACTCCTGCGCCGCCCGCGTGAACGCGTCCCCGAAGAGCACGTCGTCGAGGACGACGTGGGGGAACGGCTGGGCGGAGCGGTACTGCTCCGCCAGCTCGGGCAGCCGGGCCTGCAGGGTGCCCAGGTCGACGAGGGTGGCGGTCATGGCGCGGAGTATGCCAGAACGACCTGCCGCCTCGTTACCAACGGGTAAGATTCCCCGAGCCCATCACAGTGCGAGGCGAGTCGGGACCGCGCGGGGCAGCAAGAGAGGGATGACAGTGACGTCAGCAGACGCAGGCTCCACGGAGCTGGGCGCGGTGCGGATCGGTGTCCTCGTGGTCGCGTACAACGCGGCGACGACGCTCCGCCAGACGCTCGACCGCATCCCCTCCGGGTTCCGCGACCAGCTCGACCACGTGCTGGTGTGCGACGACGCGAGCGTCGACGAGACCTACGAGATCGGCCTCGAGTACAAGTCGGGCTCCACCCTCCCCCTCACCGTCATCAAGCACGTCGAGAACCTGCGCTACGGCGGCAACCAGAAGTTCGGCTACCGCTGGGCGATCGAGGAGGGCCTCGACATCGTCGTGCTCCTGCACGGCGACGGCCAGTACGCCCCCGAGGTGATGGAGCAGATCGTCACGCCGCTCGTCACCGGCGAGGCCGACGTCGTCATGGGCTCGCGGATGATGAAGCGCGGTTCGGCGCTCAAGGGCGGTATGCCGCTCTACAAGTACGTGGGCAACCGCATCCTCACGCGGTTCCAGAACGCCATGACCGGCGCCTCCCTCACCGAGTGGCACAGCGGCTACCGCGCCTACCGCACCGACGCGCTGCGCGACGTGCCCTTCGCCGACTACTCCAACGACTTCGACTTCGACACCGAGATCATCCTCGGCATGCTCGGCGCCCGGAAGCGGATCATCGAGGTCCCGATCCCCACCTACTACGGCGACGAGATCTGCTACGTCAACGGCATGGCGTATGCCCGTGACGTCGCCATCGACGTGCTGCGTCACCGCGCGCACCAGATGGGCTTCGGCGGCGGCTCGACCGGTGGCGTGGACACCGCGGCGTACGAGGTGAAGCACAGCCCGCACTCCTCGCACGGGCAGCTCCTCACCTGGCTCACCGGAGTCCCCTCCGCCTCGGTCCTCGACGTCGGCTGCTCCGACGGCCACTTCGCCGGCCTGGTGCGGGCGATGGGGCACCGCGTGGTCGGTGTCGACCTGGTCAAGCACGAGGGCATCGGCCAGCGCATCGACGAGTTCGTCGAGGCCGACCTCAACCGGGGCCTGCCACCGGAGGCCGGCACCGGCTACGACGTCATCGTCGCGGGCGATGTCCTGGAGCACGTGATCGACCCCGACTCGTTGATGGCCGACATGGTGTCCCGCCTCGGCGACGGCGGCGAGATCCTCGTGAGCGTGCCCAACTTCGGGCACTGGTACCCGCGACTGCGGACCGCCTCGGGCAACTTCGACTACGACCAGCGCGGTCCCCTCGACCGTGGGCACGTCAGGTTCTTCACCCGGCGCAGCTTCGAGCGCCTGATCTCCGGGGCCGGCCTGCGGATCGTCGAACGCCGCACCGTGGGGTCGCCACTCGACGTGCTCGAGCGCGGGGGCAACCCGGTGGTGGGCCGCGTGGCGCGGTTCGCGTCTGCCGTCGACCGAGCCGCGGTGCGGGTCTGGCCCACCCTGTTCGGCTATCAGTTCCTCTACAAGCTGGAGCGCGTTTGAGCTCCGCGCCTCGGTCGCGCCGGGTCGCGGCCGCCTCCACCGCGGGCCTCGTCCTCGGTGGCGTCCCCTACTTCCTGGTGCTGTTGAACTTCCGTGCCGACGTGTTGCGGACCGCGGTCACCCAGCAGTTCGCCTCGAACTTCTTCGACCTGCAGGCCACGGCGTTCCTCGACCGGCGCCTGACCGTCCCGGCCGGGTCGCTCGGCATCGAGGGCTTCGTCATCGACGGCCAGACCTACATGTACTTCCCGCCCTTCCCCGCGCTGCTGCGGATCCCGGTGCAGCTGCTGACCCACGAGCTCGACGGCCGGCTCACCCTGCCGTCGATGGCCCTGTCCTGGGTCGTCCTGGCCGTCATGACGACCAAGCTGGTCTGGCGGGTCCGCTCCTGCCTGCGACCCGACGAAGACGTCACCCGCACGCAGGCCGTGGCCGCGGCGGTCCTGCTCGCGATGGCCACCGGCGGGACGGTCCTCACCTTCGACGCCGCCCTCCCGTGGGTCTACCACGAGGTCTACCTCTGGGCGACGGCCCTGGCGATGGGGTGCGCGTACTGGCTGCTCCGGGTCGCGCTCGACCCGACTCGCCAGGCCATCCTCTGGCTCGGAGGCTTCACCCTGGCCACCGCGTTGACGCGCACTCCTGGTGGGTGGGCCATGAGCGGAGCCGCGATCGGGCTCGGCGCCTGGATTCTGTGGCGCGAGCGACGCAGGCACGATCGAGCCGACGGGCGGCGCTGGCTGGCGCGACCAGCGGCCGTCATGGCCGCGGGCCTGGTGCCGTTGGGCGCCTCGATCGCCTACAACTGGGTCAAGTTCGGACACCCCTACCTCTTCCCGCTCGAGTCGCAGGTCTGGACCCAGGTCAACGCGCACCGTCGTGAGGCCCTGGAGGTCAACGGCGGCACCATCACCGGCCCCCAGTTCTTCGAGACGTCACTGGTGAACTACTTCCGACCCGACGGCATCCGGTTCGTCGACTACTTCCCGTGGATCACGCTGCCGGCCGAGCCGGCCCGTGCCTATGGCGGCGCCTTCCTCGACCAGACCTACCGCACCGGGAGCGTGCCGGCCTTCATGCCGCTGCTGGTCTTGCTGGCCCTGGCCGCGGTCCCGACGCTGGTCCGACTGCGAGCCACCGGAGCGGTGGCAGCCCTGCGCTGGCCGGCCCTCGGCTCCGTCCTCGTCGGCGGCGGGGTGATGGGCTACGGCTACCTGGCCAACCGCTACACGAGCGACTTCGTCCCTGCCCTCATCGTCCTCGGCACGATCGGACTCTGGTCCGTCACCCGCTGGCGCCTGCCCGGAGCGCGGGTCCTGCGACCGGTCCTCGTCGTGGCGATGGCCGGACTCTGCGCGTTCAGCGTCGCCGCACAGGTCGCGACCGGCAGCCTCATCGCCGCCCAGACCCACCGCGGCGCAGAGCTGACCTCCTACCTCGCACTGCAGGAACGGCTCAGCGGCGGCCCCGGGTCTGCCGTCTCACGGCTGGTGTCTCGCTCCGACGAGCTCCCAGCCCGCGGCACGGCGGACGACCTGCACGTCACCGGTGACTGCGAGTCGCTCTACGTCAACACCGGTGACCAGTACGAACCGTGGAACCTGGTGGAGCAGCGCGACATGCTCGTCGACGTCACGCCGATCTTCGTCGACTACCACCCGGGGACGCTTCGCCTGTTCGAGCAGAACGGGGTCGAGACGCGGTACGTGTCCCTGGAGTTCGACAAGGACGCACCCCAGGCCCGGTTGGTCGTCGAGGACAAGGACGGCAACTTCTACTCGCCGTGGTTCGAGGTGGCCCGGGGCAAGCGCATCCACGTCGTCGCGCAGGCCGTGCCCGACATCTTCCAGACCCGTGTCCGCGTCGACGGGAACCCCGACTACGACCTCTACGTGCCGGTCGGGGAGTGGAACAAGGACTGGTACAACGACCTCACCCGCCTCACCTTCATGACCGGCCACGACGGTGGCAGCACCGACCACGTGCGGGTCAGCAACAGCTGGGGGCGCGCTCCCGCCCTGTGCGAGCGGCTGCTGCGCGACGCCGGGACCGCGGCGACCGGCTGACC contains the following coding sequences:
- a CDS encoding class I SAM-dependent methyltransferase, whose product is MNQRPTRRYRTAGRSLRLFRSFLVEQTDPDRFYGDLADDTVALLSGHTDLAGSSVLDVGAGPRQFAAAFAGAGALYVGLDVAVGDLVDAAAPDVVGVGERLPFADASLDVVMSSNVMEHVPYPGVVAREMVRVVRPGGLVFISYTAWASPWGGHETSPWHFLGGEYAARRYERVQGRPPKNRFGTSMFAARVGDGMRWARAQPDLVVEELSPRYHPDWARAVVEVPGLREVATWNLMMVLRRR
- a CDS encoding bifunctional glycosyltransferase/class I SAM-dependent methyltransferase; translation: MTSADAGSTELGAVRIGVLVVAYNAATTLRQTLDRIPSGFRDQLDHVLVCDDASVDETYEIGLEYKSGSTLPLTVIKHVENLRYGGNQKFGYRWAIEEGLDIVVLLHGDGQYAPEVMEQIVTPLVTGEADVVMGSRMMKRGSALKGGMPLYKYVGNRILTRFQNAMTGASLTEWHSGYRAYRTDALRDVPFADYSNDFDFDTEIILGMLGARKRIIEVPIPTYYGDEICYVNGMAYARDVAIDVLRHRAHQMGFGGGSTGGVDTAAYEVKHSPHSSHGQLLTWLTGVPSASVLDVGCSDGHFAGLVRAMGHRVVGVDLVKHEGIGQRIDEFVEADLNRGLPPEAGTGYDVIVAGDVLEHVIDPDSLMADMVSRLGDGGEILVSVPNFGHWYPRLRTASGNFDYDQRGPLDRGHVRFFTRRSFERLISGAGLRIVERRTVGSPLDVLERGGNPVVGRVARFASAVDRAAVRVWPTLFGYQFLYKLERV
- a CDS encoding glycosyltransferase family 4 protein translates to MRNPLSVVLLNWRDMNHPEAGGSEKYLSEVATGLAARGHRVTIRTAAYPGALHRETVDGVRYVRRGGRYGVYLRSLAALGLGRHRADVVVDVQNGVPFLSPLVRGGNPVVNLVHHVHREQWGVVFGPAVARAGWFLESRIAPRVYGRSRYVAVSESTRDELGGIGVDVDRITVIHNGTDAVADEHVSRADHPVVIVLGRLVPQKRVEIAMQAVRDLAVDHPDLELWVVGSGYWDTELHRVADELGIRDRTTFTGHVSEAEKHRLLAEAWVLALPSLKEGWGLVVVEAGVHGTPTLAFADVGGLNDSVRDGETGVLVHGGQAEFTAALGALLDDDAGRTALSERVVEWVTRFRWSETVTRWESLLHAAAERREDQPRPGDNRVGGHREADH
- a CDS encoding 2OG-Fe(II) oxygenase, with the protein product MTATLVDLGTLQARLPELAEQYRSAQPFPHVVLDDVLFGDAFTRAAQEFPAMRDPFWKGYLHVNETKYGNTQPDTWGPTLTAVAKEFVSPEFVSFLEQLTGIEDLLPDWSMDGGGLHQTLRGGHLNIHADFTTHHVKENWSRRVNILLYLNEEWRDEWGGKLELWDKDMTAAQARVQPAGNRMLVFTTSDDSFHGHPDALTCPEDVARRSMALYYFTEEEHAVRKATNYRARPDEAGIKRAAIAVDRGAVDLYDRAKRKLGLSDEQVSGVLEKVNKLRRKK
- a CDS encoding acyltransferase family protein, which encodes MDGRRPRATSRVAALDGLRGITIILVVINHAWILWPRDQIDKVPIVRGIFQGGSVVVFFVIGGFIVTLTLLREQARGILDPLRFYLRRIVRIGVQLLPACLAILVIHRVDPTDPFSDSTTTRSIINVLTYTWNQYAINHVFEARSDLGHLWYLSVQQQCYLVLPLLLIVFARRRRVLALLLVAAAAAVVAHRLEVVATDGWYRASLATTTRSDGLILGVVAALGLGYASRWSRRADLTALLASIALLGLLVLSGEIDPLQYLRAWGVAFTLVSVALVVALYYCTEGSWASRLYSVPALQYLGRASLAIYVWHLIIFETVARHTTTWEWEARSVLSFALLAVVTVAAQRFIEDPTRNWLRRSSAFRAPAAQVEAGVKGADGGIR
- a CDS encoding acyltransferase family protein; translated protein: MSPQHRPSSPKIPALEGLRGLAILLVVLSHIWVVYPFDRLGEIAPLDGWFKGGSIAVSIFLVLSGFLVTRSLLDAFDDRGASGVGYPLLRRFLRISAQVYLLLVAVLVAAQVDAKDTATEAATSKSTVAVATYTWNWYVREHALEARGDLGHLWYLSVELQVFIALAVAIALWGSRRRALVVGVVVLIVAVTWWRWRVYDVEGWYSASLRTTTRADAALWGILAALLWDRAQRWRREAPAVLGAATLVIVAVVFSGTRLGIDAYFKGQGIAVAIATALFVLAASMPESRTSPAARLLGAAPLRTLGAVSLTLYVWHLPVYWFVSRHTTSWSNLSRTIITVAVLVALVTVLHSFVDEPLRRWTGRIGRIGGPRPAVRTEA